The following coding sequences are from one Paraburkholderia caballeronis window:
- a CDS encoding DUF3088 domain-containing protein codes for MSRDLLLLLEPGFTDPQYPGQRFICPDGAPIEGLLASDPSKVARLDVRRLPFERPRAAVIAALDDAHQGLPVLVLGDELPAPADAQTLGDTRFVTDPRRILDLLAERHGFPKVH; via the coding sequence ATGAGCCGCGATCTTCTTCTGTTGCTGGAACCCGGGTTCACGGACCCGCAGTACCCGGGTCAACGTTTCATCTGTCCCGACGGCGCGCCGATCGAAGGGCTGCTGGCGAGCGATCCGTCGAAGGTCGCGCGGCTCGACGTGCGCCGTCTGCCGTTCGAGCGGCCGCGCGCGGCGGTGATCGCGGCGCTCGACGACGCGCATCAGGGACTGCCGGTGCTGGTGCTCGGCGACGAGTTGCCCGCGCCCGCCGACGCGCAGACGCTAGGCGACACGCGTTTCGTCACCGACCCCCGCCGCATTCTCGATCTGCTGGCCGAGCGCCACGGTTTTCCCAAAGTCCATTAA
- a CDS encoding LLM class flavin-dependent oxidoreductase, with the protein MSRTPAHDAPRRLHLNVNILHSGFVPSAWRLEHADPHAFVDVGHYVRVAQIAEAGKLDAVFLADNAAIVDQIDFRPITALEPTVLLASIAAGTTHIGVIGTASTSYNEPYNIARRFATLDHVSRGRAGWNVVTTADLASARNFGRDAVPDHAERYARAAEFTEVVKALWDSWEDDAFVGDKEGGRFVDVAKVHPVAHRGRYFSVQGPLNLPRSPQGYPVLVQAGGSADGRDLAARYAEAVFSASQSFEESAAYRRDLNTRAAAYGRHGGVKVLAGLTTIIGATEADALRRRDELVDRIPWRYSLNRLAGTLGIDADRLKLDAPLPEDLALPGGGNGNHTFFHATIAQARRHGYTVRELIRSLAGGTGHRVVVGTPEQVADDIEHWFNGGAADGFNLMPDALPDGLGDFVDGVVPILQKRGLFRTEYEGTTLREHFGLARPDNAQWWRKSA; encoded by the coding sequence ATGAGCCGCACTCCGGCCCACGACGCGCCGAGGCGTCTGCATCTGAACGTCAACATCCTGCACTCGGGTTTCGTGCCGTCCGCGTGGCGGCTCGAACACGCGGACCCGCATGCGTTCGTCGACGTCGGCCATTACGTGCGCGTCGCGCAGATCGCGGAAGCGGGCAAGCTCGACGCGGTGTTCCTCGCGGACAACGCGGCGATCGTCGACCAGATCGACTTTCGTCCGATCACGGCGCTGGAGCCGACGGTGCTGCTCGCGAGCATCGCGGCGGGCACGACGCACATCGGCGTGATCGGCACCGCGTCGACGAGCTACAACGAGCCGTACAACATCGCGCGCCGCTTCGCGACGCTCGATCACGTGAGCCGCGGCCGCGCGGGCTGGAACGTCGTGACGACGGCCGATCTCGCGTCCGCGCGCAACTTCGGCCGCGACGCGGTGCCGGACCATGCGGAGCGTTATGCGCGCGCGGCCGAGTTCACCGAAGTCGTGAAGGCGCTGTGGGACAGCTGGGAGGACGACGCGTTCGTCGGCGACAAGGAAGGCGGCCGTTTCGTCGATGTCGCGAAGGTGCATCCGGTTGCGCATCGCGGCCGTTATTTCAGCGTGCAGGGGCCGCTCAACCTGCCGCGCTCGCCGCAGGGTTATCCGGTGCTGGTGCAGGCGGGCGGCTCGGCGGACGGTCGCGATCTCGCCGCGCGTTACGCGGAGGCGGTCTTTTCCGCGTCGCAGTCGTTCGAAGAATCGGCCGCGTATCGCCGCGACCTGAACACGCGCGCGGCCGCTTACGGGCGGCACGGCGGCGTGAAGGTGCTCGCGGGCCTCACGACGATCATCGGCGCAACCGAGGCGGACGCGCTGCGCCGCCGCGACGAACTGGTCGACCGGATTCCGTGGCGCTACAGCCTGAACCGTCTCGCGGGCACGCTCGGCATCGACGCGGACCGGCTGAAGCTCGACGCGCCGCTGCCCGAGGACCTCGCGCTGCCCGGCGGAGGCAACGGCAACCACACGTTCTTTCACGCGACGATTGCGCAGGCGCGCCGTCACGGCTACACGGTGCGCGAACTGATCCGCTCGCTCGCGGGCGGCACCGGGCATCGCGTGGTCGTCGGCACGCCGGAGCAGGTCGCGGACGACATCGAGCACTGGTTCAACGGCGGCGCGGCCGACGGCTTCAACCTGATGCCGGATGCGCTGCCGGACGGCCTCGGCGATTTCGTCGACGGCGTCGTGCCGATCCTGCAAAAGCGCGGGCTGTTCCGCACCGAATACGAAGGCACGACGCTGCGCGAGCACTTCGGGCTTGCGCGTCCCGACAACGCGCAGTGGTGGCGCAAGAGCGCGTGA